In the genome of Nonlabens sp. MB-3u-79, one region contains:
- a CDS encoding FKBP-type peptidyl-prolyl cis-trans isomerase, which translates to MKKIKYLFSFLITGIVLTSCGNDDDNRIVIRDRGEVYTEDLVKLQDYLNTHFYNYEEFAANPAGADFEIAFDTIADVNASKTPLASQVVSKVLNRDGIDYTYYTLNVRQGGGVARPTFADSTLVSYEGRLLDNTVFDSSTNSLWFDLPNVVDGFMAGITELNEAASITSNGDGTLAYTDSGIGAVFMPSGLAYFNRIQNTIPQYSPLIFTYQLRKVKTTDHDNDGILSKFEDLDGDQDVRSPEDRDNTDNDIVNGGYNYIDADDDGDGVPTLFENPDPNGDGDPSDAEDLDGDGIPGYLDANEVNIDLDNDGIQNRFEQPDPNNNGSPGDARDTDNDGIPDYLDDDDDGDGIPTSQENADPNNNGNPVDALDTDGDGIPDYLDADS; encoded by the coding sequence ATGAAAAAAATTAAATATTTATTCTCTTTTCTTATTACTGGAATTGTTCTGACTTCCTGTGGGAACGACGATGACAACCGAATTGTGATAAGAGACAGAGGTGAAGTCTACACGGAAGATCTTGTCAAATTACAAGATTATCTAAATACTCACTTTTATAACTATGAAGAGTTTGCTGCAAATCCTGCCGGGGCTGATTTTGAAATAGCATTTGATACCATTGCAGATGTAAATGCTAGTAAAACACCACTCGCAAGCCAAGTGGTTTCTAAAGTATTGAATAGAGATGGAATAGATTATACCTATTATACTTTAAATGTACGTCAAGGTGGTGGGGTTGCACGGCCTACTTTTGCTGATAGCACTCTTGTTTCTTACGAAGGAAGATTACTCGACAACACTGTTTTTGATAGTTCAACCAATTCACTTTGGTTTGATTTACCTAATGTTGTCGACGGTTTTATGGCTGGAATTACAGAGCTTAATGAAGCTGCCAGTATCACATCTAACGGTGATGGAACTCTTGCTTATACAGATTCTGGGATAGGAGCTGTTTTTATGCCTTCGGGATTAGCTTATTTCAATCGTATTCAAAATACTATACCACAGTACTCACCATTAATTTTTACCTATCAATTGAGAAAAGTAAAAACTACAGATCACGATAATGATGGTATCCTCTCAAAGTTTGAAGATTTAGACGGTGATCAAGACGTAAGGTCTCCAGAAGATAGAGATAATACAGATAATGATATTGTCAATGGGGGTTATAACTACATTGATGCTGACGACGATGGTGACGGCGTACCTACATTATTTGAAAACCCAGACCCTAATGGAGATGGTGACCCTAGCGATGCAGAAGATCTCGATGGCGATGGTATTCCTGGATATCTAGACGCTAATGAAGTGAATATAGACCTTGATAATGATGGTATTCAAAACCGATTTGAACAACCAGACCCTAACAATAACGGTAGCCCTGGAGATGCTCGTGATACGGATAACGACGGTATACCAGATTATCTAGATGACGATGACGACGGTGATGGTATTCCTACTTCACAAGAAAATGCGGACCCTAATAATAACGGTAATCCTGTAGATGCCCTCGATACTGATGGCGATGGTATACCAGATTACCTAGATGCCGACTCATAA
- a CDS encoding transketolase family protein, protein MKIYENTGSKDTRSGFGDGLTELGQKNKNVVALCADLTGSLKMNAFANNHPERFFQVGIAEANMMGMAAGMTIGGKIPFTGTFANFSTGRVYDQIRQSIAYSDKNVKICASHSGLTLGEDGATHQILEDIGLMKMLPGMTVINTCDYNQTKAATLAIAEHHGPVYLRFGRPKVANFTPENGEFKIGKAVVLQEGTDVTIIATGHLVWEALEAAKALNEKGISAEVINIHTIKPLDEEAIIKSAKKTGCVVTAEEHNFLGGLGESVARTLSLNSPTPQEFVATNDTFGESGTPAQLLEKYGLNAENITLKAEKVIKRK, encoded by the coding sequence ATGAAAATTTACGAAAATACAGGAAGTAAAGACACCAGATCCGGATTCGGTGATGGACTTACAGAACTAGGACAAAAAAATAAAAATGTAGTAGCGCTTTGTGCAGATCTTACCGGATCACTCAAAATGAACGCTTTTGCAAACAATCACCCAGAACGTTTCTTTCAAGTAGGAATAGCAGAAGCTAATATGATGGGAATGGCTGCAGGTATGACTATAGGTGGTAAAATTCCATTTACAGGAACATTTGCTAACTTCTCTACAGGTCGTGTTTACGATCAAATCAGACAGAGTATTGCTTATTCTGATAAAAATGTAAAAATTTGTGCTTCTCACTCTGGGTTAACACTTGGAGAAGACGGTGCAACTCATCAAATCCTTGAAGATATTGGATTGATGAAAATGCTTCCAGGAATGACAGTAATTAACACCTGTGATTACAATCAAACCAAAGCAGCAACACTTGCTATTGCTGAACATCACGGCCCTGTTTACTTAAGATTTGGACGTCCTAAAGTAGCTAACTTTACCCCAGAGAATGGCGAGTTTAAGATAGGAAAAGCAGTAGTACTTCAAGAAGGAACTGATGTTACTATTATTGCTACTGGACACTTGGTTTGGGAAGCACTAGAAGCTGCTAAAGCTCTAAATGAAAAAGGAATCAGTGCAGAAGTGATTAATATTCACACCATCAAGCCTCTAGATGAAGAGGCGATTATCAAATCTGCTAAAAAGACAGGTTGCGTTGTAACTGCTGAAGAACATAACTTCTTAGGTGGATTAGGTGAAAGCGTTGCCAGAACTTTATCTCTTAACAGTCCTACACCACAAGAATTTGTGGCGACTAATGACACCTTTGGAGAAAGTGGAACACCTGCACAATTACTTGAGAAATACGGTCTGAATGCAGAAAACATCACACTAAAAGCTGAAAAAGTAATCAAAAGAAAATAG
- a CDS encoding transketolase, with amino-acid sequence MADTQHLKDLVTQVRRDIVRQVHAVSSGHPGGSLGCAEFLVTLYNEVMDHNPSFDMDGKNEDLFFLSNGHISPVFYSVLARSGYFPVEELSTFRKLNSRLQGHPTTHDGLPGVRIASGSLGQGMSVAIGAAAVKKLNGDGKTVFTLHGDGELQEGQIWEAAMYAAANKVDNLISTIDVNGQQIDGSTEQVLALGDLRNKFEAFGWKVITVSKGNDVDAVLAGLKEALSFTGKGLPICILLHTEMGNGVDFMMGSHAWHGIAPNDEQLAEALKQNPETLGDY; translated from the coding sequence ATGGCTGATACACAGCACTTAAAAGATTTAGTAACGCAAGTACGTCGCGATATCGTTAGACAAGTACACGCAGTAAGTAGTGGACACCCAGGTGGATCGCTAGGTTGTGCAGAATTTCTAGTAACCTTGTATAACGAGGTGATGGACCACAATCCTAGCTTTGACATGGATGGAAAAAATGAAGATTTATTTTTTCTTTCTAACGGTCATATTTCCCCTGTTTTCTACAGCGTTTTAGCTCGATCTGGTTATTTTCCAGTAGAAGAATTAAGCACATTCAGAAAATTAAACTCCAGGTTACAAGGCCATCCTACTACCCACGATGGACTACCAGGTGTGCGTATCGCAAGTGGTTCTTTGGGCCAAGGAATGAGTGTTGCTATAGGAGCAGCTGCTGTAAAGAAATTAAATGGAGATGGTAAAACAGTCTTCACTTTACATGGTGACGGAGAGCTTCAAGAAGGTCAAATCTGGGAAGCAGCAATGTATGCGGCCGCAAACAAAGTAGATAATTTGATTTCTACTATTGATGTAAACGGTCAGCAAATAGACGGAAGTACCGAACAGGTTCTCGCTCTAGGAGATTTAAGAAATAAGTTTGAAGCTTTCGGATGGAAGGTCATTACTGTTTCAAAAGGGAATGATGTAGACGCTGTTCTCGCAGGCTTAAAAGAAGCGCTTTCCTTTACGGGCAAAGGACTACCTATTTGTATTCTTTTACACACAGAAATGGGTAATGGAGTAGACTTTATGATGGGATCTCATGCATGGCATGGTATTGCTCCTAATGACGAGCAACTGGCTGAAGCATTGAAACAAAATCCAGAAACCTTAGGCGACTATTAA
- the tgt gene encoding tRNA guanosine(34) transglycosylase Tgt: MKFDLLQSDSQSQARAGVIHTDHGKIETPIFMPVGTIGTVKGVHQRELEEEVNPDIILGNTYHLYLRPGTDILEKAGGLHKFMNWDRPILTDSGGYQVYSLSSNRKIKEEGVKFKSHIDGSYHTFTPERAMDIQRSIGGDIIMAFDECTPYPCDYNYARRSMHMTHRWLKRCITHFDNSPDLYAHKQTLFPIVQGSTYVDLRQQSAEAIAATNQFGNAIGGLSVGEPAEEMYAMTEVVTAILPKEKPRYLMGVGTPINLLENVALGIDMFDCVMPTRNGRNGMIFTAHGTMNMKNKKWAEDFTPLDAADYAWVDTAYTKAYVRHLFTVNEMLGRQICTIHNLSFYLWLMREARKHIIAGDFRTWKDKMVKQLDNRL; encoded by the coding sequence ATGAAATTTGATTTACTACAAAGCGATTCACAGAGTCAAGCGAGAGCTGGAGTGATACACACAGACCACGGGAAAATAGAAACTCCTATTTTTATGCCAGTAGGTACCATAGGTACTGTAAAAGGAGTACACCAGCGGGAGTTGGAAGAAGAGGTGAATCCAGATATTATACTGGGAAACACCTACCATTTATACCTGCGACCAGGTACCGATATTTTAGAAAAAGCCGGAGGCCTTCATAAATTCATGAATTGGGATCGACCTATCTTAACTGATTCTGGTGGCTATCAAGTCTATTCTTTAAGCTCTAATCGCAAGATTAAGGAAGAAGGGGTGAAGTTTAAGTCTCATATAGATGGGTCTTACCACACCTTTACTCCAGAGCGTGCCATGGATATACAGCGCAGTATAGGTGGTGATATCATCATGGCTTTTGATGAATGCACTCCTTATCCATGTGATTACAATTATGCAAGACGTAGCATGCACATGACTCACAGGTGGTTAAAAAGATGCATCACTCATTTTGACAATTCGCCAGATTTATACGCACACAAACAAACACTTTTTCCTATAGTACAAGGGAGTACTTATGTGGATTTAAGACAACAAAGCGCCGAGGCTATAGCTGCGACAAATCAGTTTGGTAATGCCATAGGCGGACTTTCTGTTGGGGAGCCAGCTGAAGAGATGTATGCCATGACTGAAGTAGTAACCGCTATTCTTCCCAAAGAAAAACCTCGTTACTTAATGGGCGTGGGAACTCCTATTAACTTATTAGAAAATGTAGCCCTAGGTATAGATATGTTTGATTGTGTTATGCCTACACGTAACGGTCGTAACGGTATGATCTTTACCGCTCATGGTACCATGAACATGAAAAACAAAAAATGGGCTGAGGATTTCACCCCATTAGATGCTGCAGATTATGCTTGGGTAGATACGGCTTATACCAAAGCTTATGTACGTCATTTATTTACCGTAAATGAAATGTTGGGAAGACAAATTTGTACCATACACAATCTTTCTTTCTATTTGTGGTTAATGAGAGAAGCACGCAAACATATCATTGCGGGTGATTTTAGAACATGGAAAGATAAAATGGTCAAGCAATTGGATAACAGACTCTAG
- a CDS encoding LptF/LptG family permease encodes MLSILDKYILKRYLGAFALLLVLFLPIMVTVHIAEKIGKIISNDAPFGEVIIYLLDFTIYFSNFLFPLFLFISTMFFTSKLAMNTEVIAFLSSGVSFNRFLRPYIIGATIVCVIALILSAVFVPNASSGFNEFQNKYFNRGGDKKTTNVFRQINDSDYIYVSNYQPSSQIGFDFTLEHFEGNELKYKIYANRIKYEDSTYVLSGYKKRTILEDGEKIEREQRKDTLFSFDIDELTPSDYIAETLQFSELNDFIELEEKRGNADMNIYYVEKYKRTSIPVSAFIFTLIAVAVSSVKKRGGMGLNLAIGIVIAMTYVFLDKVFGTIAEKSTFNPWIAVWFPNIFFAVVAFFLIRNARR; translated from the coding sequence GTGCTAAGTATATTAGATAAATACATATTAAAAAGATACCTAGGCGCGTTTGCGCTTTTGTTGGTTTTGTTCTTACCTATAATGGTAACAGTACATATTGCCGAAAAAATAGGTAAAATAATAAGTAATGATGCTCCTTTTGGTGAAGTAATCATATACTTGCTAGACTTTACTATTTACTTTTCTAACTTCTTGTTTCCTCTCTTTTTGTTTATCTCTACTATGTTTTTCACGTCAAAACTGGCGATGAATACGGAGGTAATTGCCTTCTTAAGTTCTGGGGTTTCCTTTAACAGATTTTTACGTCCTTATATTATAGGAGCTACTATAGTATGTGTCATTGCACTGATCCTTAGTGCGGTGTTTGTACCTAATGCTTCTTCGGGTTTTAATGAATTTCAAAACAAGTACTTCAACCGTGGTGGTGATAAAAAGACCACTAATGTTTTTAGACAAATCAACGATAGCGACTACATATATGTAAGCAATTACCAGCCGTCTTCCCAAATAGGTTTTGATTTTACCTTAGAACATTTTGAAGGAAATGAGTTGAAATATAAGATCTATGCCAATCGCATCAAATATGAAGATTCGACTTATGTATTAAGTGGTTACAAAAAAAGAACGATTCTTGAGGACGGAGAAAAAATAGAACGAGAACAGAGAAAGGACACTTTATTTTCCTTTGATATCGATGAGCTTACACCCTCAGACTATATTGCAGAAACCCTTCAATTCTCTGAATTAAACGACTTTATCGAGTTAGAAGAAAAACGCGGTAATGCAGACATGAATATCTATTATGTGGAAAAGTACAAGCGTACTTCCATCCCTGTGAGCGCTTTTATTTTTACGCTTATTGCTGTAGCGGTTTCCTCTGTTAAAAAACGTGGAGGTATGGGGTTGAATCTCGCTATTGGAATCGTTATCGCAATGACTTATGTGTTTTTAGATAAAGTCTTTGGTACCATTGCTGAGAAAAGCACTTTTAATCCATGGATAGCCGTGTGGTTCCCTAATATATTCTTTGCTGTAGTGGCCTTTTTCCTGATTAGAAATGCGAGACGATAA
- a CDS encoding DMT family transporter, whose amino-acid sequence MRDDKLLNYLHLHFIVFIWGFTAVLGALISIDSIPLVWWRMSMAVVLIFIYMKWKNIPFQLVGKGSLSRKRIIGFLIAGIVIALHWVTFFGAIKASNVSVTLAMISMGAFFTAILEPLFTSKKFVWYELIFGVVIIGALYYIFQIETEYVTGMILGLISALLSAVFSILNVKWAKEHPPSLISFYELLSGVILLSLFFVFLPVDFVRPSELTQMDWLWLGILASFCTAYAFIASVKVMKFLSAYTVMLTINLEPVYGIFLAFLILGDSEEMTPEFYIGAVVILVVIISNGIIKTRLAKK is encoded by the coding sequence ATGCGAGACGATAAACTCCTTAATTACCTGCACTTACATTTTATAGTATTCATCTGGGGTTTTACCGCAGTACTGGGTGCGCTGATCAGTATAGACTCTATTCCGCTGGTTTGGTGGCGCATGAGTATGGCTGTTGTACTTATCTTTATCTATATGAAATGGAAGAATATTCCTTTTCAATTGGTTGGTAAAGGTTCGCTTTCGCGAAAGCGGATCATAGGATTTCTAATCGCAGGAATAGTCATTGCCTTGCATTGGGTCACTTTCTTTGGAGCAATTAAAGCTTCAAATGTTTCTGTAACTCTTGCGATGATAAGTATGGGAGCTTTTTTTACCGCTATACTAGAACCCTTGTTTACTTCCAAAAAATTTGTGTGGTACGAACTTATTTTTGGAGTGGTGATCATTGGTGCACTGTACTATATCTTTCAGATTGAGACAGAATATGTGACTGGAATGATCTTAGGATTGATTAGTGCTTTATTGAGTGCTGTTTTCTCCATTCTGAATGTAAAATGGGCAAAAGAGCATCCGCCATCATTGATTTCTTTTTATGAGTTGTTAAGTGGCGTGATCTTGCTGTCCTTGTTTTTTGTATTTCTTCCTGTGGATTTTGTACGGCCATCAGAGCTCACTCAAATGGATTGGTTGTGGTTAGGTATTCTCGCCTCTTTTTGCACAGCTTATGCCTTTATAGCTAGTGTAAAAGTGATGAAGTTTTTAAGTGCTTATACGGTTATGTTAACCATAAATCTAGAACCAGTATACGGTATTTTTCTTGCGTTTTTAATTCTAGGCGATTCTGAAGAAATGACTCCTGAGTTTTATATAGGAGCGGTAGTGATTCTAGTCGTTATTATCAGTAATGGTATTATAAAGACACGTCTGGCAAAGAAGTAG
- a CDS encoding acetyl-CoA carboxylase carboxyltransferase subunit alpha: protein MEYLEFELPIKELEEKYQQTITLGEESDVDVSATIKQIEKKLKETRKDIYANLTAWQRVQMSRHPSRPYTLDYIKAICGDTWLELHGDRNVKDDKAMIGGLGKIGDQSFMFIGQQKGFNTKTRQYRNFGMANPEGYRKALRLMKSAEKFGVPVVALIDTPGAYPGLEAEERGQGEAIARNILEMTRLKVPIIVMIIGEGASGGALGIGVGDKVVMLENTWYSVISPESCSSILWRSWEYKERAADALKLTSTDMKKLKLVDEILKEPEGGAHKDRETTFKSVSECILRYYAELKDLSPKDLVEQRMDKYANMGVYKG from the coding sequence ATGGAATATTTAGAATTTGAATTACCGATTAAAGAGCTGGAAGAAAAATACCAGCAAACGATTACCTTAGGAGAAGAGAGTGATGTTGATGTAAGTGCTACGATCAAGCAAATAGAGAAAAAACTTAAGGAAACCCGTAAAGATATATATGCTAATTTAACGGCATGGCAACGTGTGCAGATGTCTCGTCATCCTAGTCGTCCTTATACCTTGGACTATATCAAGGCAATTTGTGGTGATACTTGGTTAGAATTACACGGTGATCGCAATGTCAAAGACGACAAGGCGATGATAGGTGGGCTAGGCAAGATAGGTGACCAGAGCTTTATGTTTATAGGGCAGCAAAAAGGTTTTAACACTAAAACACGTCAGTACCGCAACTTTGGTATGGCAAATCCTGAAGGTTACCGCAAAGCACTTCGTTTAATGAAAAGTGCAGAGAAATTTGGTGTACCAGTGGTGGCTTTAATTGACACCCCAGGCGCCTATCCAGGCCTCGAAGCAGAAGAACGTGGTCAAGGAGAAGCTATAGCAAGAAATATTCTTGAAATGACACGTCTTAAAGTGCCTATTATTGTTATGATTATTGGTGAAGGAGCTAGTGGTGGAGCATTAGGTATAGGAGTAGGAGACAAAGTTGTCATGTTAGAAAATACCTGGTACTCTGTTATATCTCCTGAATCTTGTTCTTCTATTTTATGGAGAAGCTGGGAATACAAAGAAAGAGCTGCAGATGCACTTAAACTAACTTCTACAGATATGAAGAAGCTAAAACTAGTAGACGAAATTCTCAAAGAACCAGAAGGCGGTGCGCATAAAGATAGAGAGACTACTTTTAAATCGGTCTCTGAATGTATACTCAGGTATTATGCAGAATTAAAAGACTTATCACCTAAAGATCTCGTAGAGCAGCGCATGGATAAATATGCTAATATGGGAGTTTATAAGGGGTAG
- the dnaB gene encoding replicative DNA helicase translates to MEKVQQRPNITSGNTSVVTLEKGKIPPQAIDLEKVVIGALMIDGKGVDEVIDLLTPDVFYQKNHQFIFEAIDILFKEGKPVDLLTVSAQLRKMEKIEAAGGDHYLVQLSQLVSSTAHIEFHARIILQKFIQRSLIKISTEIINESYEESTDVFDLLDKAESKLYEVTQGNIRKSTETAMDLVRQAKERIEEIANRDGLSGIPSGFTDLDRLTSGWQPSDLIIIAARPGMGKTAFTLSMARNIAVGNNIPVAFFSLEMSSVQLITRLISSETGLSSEKLRTGKLEPHEWEQLNVKVKDLEQAPIFIDDTPSLSIFDLRAKCRRLASQYGIKLIMIDYLQLMTAQTGNKGGNREQEISTISRNLKALAKELSVPVIALSQLSRAVESRGGSKRPLLSDLRESGAIEQDADIVSFIYRPEYYGLDEWDDDDRSPTAGQGEFIVAKHRNGATDSIRLKFLGQFGKFDNLDQFFTTPEEFGSKMNAANDDTLKPDPFDSPKAGSPGDAFGIPNDDMPF, encoded by the coding sequence ATGGAAAAAGTACAGCAACGCCCTAATATCACTTCAGGAAACACTTCTGTTGTCACACTTGAAAAAGGTAAAATACCGCCTCAAGCAATTGATTTAGAGAAAGTTGTCATAGGAGCTTTGATGATTGATGGTAAAGGAGTAGATGAGGTGATCGACTTACTTACTCCAGACGTTTTCTATCAGAAAAACCACCAATTCATTTTTGAAGCCATAGATATTCTCTTTAAAGAAGGGAAGCCAGTTGACTTATTAACCGTTAGCGCTCAGTTGCGTAAAATGGAAAAAATAGAAGCCGCTGGTGGAGATCATTACCTCGTTCAATTGTCGCAGTTAGTAAGTTCTACAGCACATATTGAATTTCATGCGAGGATCATTCTTCAAAAATTCATACAACGCAGCCTGATCAAAATTTCTACGGAGATCATCAATGAATCTTACGAAGAATCTACTGACGTTTTTGATTTACTAGACAAGGCAGAATCTAAACTTTATGAAGTTACCCAAGGGAACATCAGAAAAAGTACAGAAACTGCTATGGATTTGGTGCGTCAGGCAAAGGAGCGTATTGAAGAAATAGCAAACCGCGATGGACTCTCAGGGATTCCATCTGGTTTTACAGATTTAGACCGTTTAACAAGTGGCTGGCAGCCTTCAGATTTAATTATTATTGCTGCACGTCCAGGTATGGGTAAAACCGCCTTTACCTTGAGTATGGCTCGTAACATTGCCGTAGGAAATAATATTCCCGTAGCCTTCTTCTCTCTAGAGATGAGCTCGGTACAATTGATTACTCGTTTGATTTCTTCAGAAACAGGCTTGAGTTCTGAAAAACTACGTACGGGTAAACTAGAGCCACATGAATGGGAACAACTCAACGTTAAGGTAAAAGACTTAGAACAAGCTCCTATTTTCATTGATGATACCCCATCACTTTCTATTTTTGACTTACGTGCAAAATGTAGAAGACTTGCCTCTCAATACGGTATCAAGTTGATCATGATTGATTACTTGCAATTAATGACTGCCCAAACCGGTAACAAAGGAGGGAATCGCGAACAAGAAATATCTACGATCTCTCGTAACTTAAAAGCACTTGCCAAAGAATTGAGCGTACCTGTAATTGCTCTTTCACAGCTGTCTCGTGCGGTTGAATCTCGTGGGGGGTCAAAGCGTCCATTACTTTCTGACTTAAGAGAATCTGGAGCGATTGAGCAGGATGCAGATATTGTATCCTTTATCTACAGACCAGAGTATTACGGTCTGGATGAATGGGATGATGACGACCGCAGCCCTACTGCAGGTCAAGGAGAGTTTATCGTAGCAAAACACCGTAATGGTGCTACTGACTCCATACGTTTGAAGTTCTTAGGACAGTTCGGTAAGTTTGATAACCTCGATCAGTTTTTTACTACTCCAGAAGAATTTGGTTCAAAAATGAATGCCGCAAACGACGACACCTTAAAGCCAGATCCTTTTGACAGTCCTAAAGCGGGGAGTCCTGGCGATGCCTTTGGAATTCCTAATGACGATATGCCGTTCTAG
- a CDS encoding asparagine synthetase B, with product MLKRTLLLLLFCASGLFAQSQYLFIPMDAETQADHLKAYGISYWVLSKGTKVKWLLNYRGGSFLVPNVEEIKKELIVRGVSFEEKTEAEVSSILELIASPSQNMQEVLLEKAPKIAVYSPTGTSPWDDAVTMVLTYAEIPYTKIYDEEVLSDQLILYDWLHLHHEDFTGQYGKFYRSFRAAHWYVEEKKQAEELAQKLGYDKVSEEKRDVALKIRDYVVGGGFMFAMCSATDSFDIALSAEGVDIAEPMFDGDASDPGYQNKIDYSKTFAFTDYTLERSPMVYEFSSIDMTTKRTIDRELDYFSLMDFSAKWDPIPTMLNQNHTSLVKGFMGQTTSFNRKEVKKNVLVLGENRINKEAKYIHGIRGKGFFTFYGGHDPEDYQHRVGDPPTELSLHPNSPGYRLILNNVLFPAARKKKQKT from the coding sequence ATGCTAAAAAGAACTCTCTTACTCTTATTATTTTGTGCCAGTGGACTCTTTGCACAGTCTCAATATTTATTCATACCCATGGATGCAGAGACTCAAGCAGACCATTTAAAAGCTTACGGGATCTCTTATTGGGTGCTTTCTAAAGGGACCAAAGTGAAGTGGTTGCTCAACTATCGAGGCGGCTCCTTTTTAGTGCCCAACGTAGAAGAAATCAAAAAAGAATTGATCGTAAGAGGCGTGAGCTTTGAAGAAAAGACAGAAGCTGAGGTAAGTTCTATCTTAGAATTAATAGCCAGCCCGTCTCAAAACATGCAAGAAGTCTTGCTAGAAAAAGCTCCTAAAATAGCGGTGTATTCTCCTACAGGTACCTCGCCTTGGGACGATGCGGTAACTATGGTGCTCACCTATGCAGAGATTCCATACACCAAGATTTACGACGAGGAAGTACTTTCTGACCAACTTATATTATACGACTGGTTGCACTTGCATCACGAAGATTTTACGGGGCAGTACGGTAAATTTTATCGCAGTTTTAGAGCAGCGCATTGGTATGTAGAAGAAAAGAAGCAAGCCGAAGAATTGGCGCAAAAGCTAGGCTACGATAAGGTAAGTGAAGAAAAACGTGATGTGGCACTTAAAATTAGAGACTATGTAGTCGGTGGAGGTTTTATGTTTGCGATGTGCAGCGCGACAGACAGTTTTGATATAGCGCTTAGTGCAGAAGGAGTTGATATTGCAGAACCTATGTTTGACGGTGATGCGAGTGATCCTGGGTATCAAAATAAAATAGATTACTCTAAAACCTTTGCTTTTACAGATTATACTTTGGAGCGTTCTCCTATGGTGTACGAATTCAGCTCTATTGATATGACTACCAAGCGTACGATCGATCGAGAACTGGATTATTTCTCTTTAATGGATTTCAGTGCTAAATGGGATCCTATTCCTACCATGCTCAATCAAAACCATACCAGTCTTGTCAAAGGATTTATGGGGCAGACCACTAGTTTTAATAGGAAAGAAGTAAAGAAAAATGTTTTGGTGCTAGGGGAGAACAGAATCAACAAAGAAGCCAAATACATACACGGCATACGCGGTAAAGGATTTTTCACTTTCTACGGCGGCCATGATCCAGAAGACTACCAGCATCGAGTAGGAGATCCACCTACAGAGTTGAGCTTGCATCCCAACAGTCCAGGTTATCGCTTGATTTTAAATAACGTACTCTTTCCAGCAGCTAGAAAAAAGAAGCAGAAGACTTGA
- a CDS encoding REP-associated tyrosine transposase, which translates to MSRKYKFKNEEGAYFISFAIVNWIDVLTRDIYFSCIVESLDFCRKNKGMEIYGYCIMPSHIHLIFRSSNNDPSGLIRDFKGFTSKKMINLIRDNTQESRKEWLLWMLERAGKKNSNLTKYQFWQQNNHPIEIWTLKVFEQKLNYVHQNPVQTGFVTDPIDYKYSSARNYGNDDQTVLEIDLN; encoded by the coding sequence ATGAGTAGGAAATATAAATTCAAAAATGAGGAAGGAGCGTACTTTATAAGCTTTGCGATAGTGAATTGGATTGATGTGTTAACTAGAGATATTTATTTTTCTTGTATTGTTGAGTCATTGGATTTTTGCAGAAAAAATAAAGGAATGGAGATTTATGGATATTGTATTATGCCTAGTCATATACATTTAATTTTCCGTTCTTCAAATAACGACCCTTCTGGATTGATAAGAGATTTTAAAGGCTTTACTTCAAAGAAAATGATTAATTTGATTAGAGATAATACACAAGAAAGTAGGAAAGAATGGTTATTATGGATGTTGGAGAGAGCTGGTAAAAAGAATAGTAACCTAACTAAATATCAATTCTGGCAGCAAAATAATCATCCTATTGAGATATGGACTTTAAAAGTATTTGAGCAAAAATTAAACTATGTTCATCAAAATCCTGTTCAGACTGGTTTTGTAACAGATCCTATAGATTATAAATACAGCAGTGCAAGAAATTACGGTAATGATGATCAAACTGTTCTAGAAATAGACTTGAATTGA